A window of the Eremothecium cymbalariae DBVPG#7215 chromosome 5, complete sequence genome harbors these coding sequences:
- the APL1 gene encoding Apl1p (similar to Ashbya gossypii ADR342C) yields MSDQWIFTEYTANELQAEFRSDNSKKLRNVANRKRHALRKIMVNLTMGNYSEMVKLFPEVIECMKVDDDLEVKRICHDYLITLGSAKPEKVSEALPILLRDLNQTTDEQLKIMACRTICSIPLHETVNEAFKYIYDLISKNSPYILLKKTAISALPKLDLFDHCKTMEIVELLYSELQYAQQDPTVLTSILDSLYKIHDQNESMGQLVISYEVCEKMLLMLSKLNEWDKSILLDHLCISYVPESHEEAHKLIEIVVPQLQHANSSVVLNCLKLITYASNYVESIEQELVSKISNSVIALLSKPPELKFLVLRNVILILLSRDRSFLDLEVSYFFIEYNDMIYIKDTKLEILYLLADAENLPQILNELKEYGTDIDIQMSRKAIRAIGNLAVKLESSVKECVNVLIELLGFGVEYIVQEIVSVIKNIMRKYPDDFAYIVPTLTEYIDSIKEPEPKSALVWIISEYSDMLTNFLDLFGEFVYTYKEQHLEVQYTILNCIVVYFVRHPSEESEKLCIHVLKCATEELDNPDLRDRAFIYWRLLTFARQQSKAGLNDETIIEIIDGRLPLIVLNNKLDPYIIEELELNIGTIASVYLKPVSQVFRMSKPKSLPKSPALNQNKNELRIFSGNSDLNSKLFDHKQSFYRQSNDNLVKTMDDYDKPAEKVNQLRKRASTLLLSGTKLGRKLSMKKPF; encoded by the coding sequence ATGTCAGATCAATGGATATTTACTGAGTATACGGCTAATGAACTACAGGCAGAGTTCCGGTCAGATAACTCCAAGAAGCTCAGAAATGTTGCTAACAGGAAAAGACATGCGTTAAGGAAAATCATGGTCAACTTAACAATGGGTAACTACAGTGAGATGGTGAAGTTGTTTCCGGAGGTAATTGAATGTATGAAAGTGGATGATGATTTGGAGGTTAAACGTATATGTCatgattatttgattaCTTTAGGTTCAGCTAAGCCTGAAAAGGTGTCTGAGGCATTGCCAATTTTGCTTCGAGACCTCAATCAGACGACAGATGAGCAGTTGAAAATAATGGCATGCAGAACTATATGTTCTATACCTCTACATGAAACGGTGAATGAGGCgttcaaatatatctatgATTTAATATCTAAGAATTCTCCATATATCCTTCTGAAGAAAACCGCTATTAGTGCGTTACCAAAGTTAGATTTATTTGACCATTGTAAAACAATGGAGATTGTGGAACTACTTTATTCAGAACTACAGTATGCGCAACAGGATCCCACTGTTTTAACGTCAATTTTAGATTCCCTTTATAAAATCCATGATCAGAATGAATCCATGGGTCAATTAGTAATTTCGTATGAGGTTTGTGAAAAGATGCTTTTAATGCTATCGAAGTTAAATGAGTGGGATAAGTCAATTTTATTGGATCATTTGTGTATCAGTTATGTGCCAGAATCTCATGAAGAAGCTCATAAATTGATTGAGATTGTTGTACCACAATTACAACATGCTAATAGTTCCGTTGTTTTGAATTGCCTTAAACTCATCACTTATGCCAGTAATTACGTTGAGTCGATCGAGCAAGAGCTCGTTagcaaaatatcaaattctgtTATTGCACTATTGTCGAAGCCTCCTGAATTGAAGTTTTTAGTGCTGAGAAATGTGATTCTGATATTGCTAAGCAGGGATAGAAGTTTCTTAGATCTGGAAGTTTCCTATTTTTTCATAGAATACAACGACATGATTTACATCAAAGACACTAAATTggaaatattatatttattagcGGATGCAGAGAATTTGCCTCAGATTCTGAATGAACTTAAGGAGTATGGGACGGATATAGATATTCAGATGTCAAGAAAGGCCATTAGAGCTATTGGAAATCTAGCGGTAAAGTTAGAATCATCCGTCAAAGAATGCGTTAATGTACTGATTGAACTTTTAGGTTTTGGTGTTGAATACATTGTTCAGGAAATTGTCTCAGTAATTAAGAACATCATGAGGAAGTATCCTGACGATTTTGCATATATTGTTCCAACTTTAACTGAGTATATTGACTCTATAAAAGAGCCTGAACCAAAATCTGCATTAGTATGGATTATATCAGAATATTCTGATATGTTAACGAATTTCCTTGACTTATTTGGCGAATTTGTTTATACTTACAAGGAACAACATTTGGAAGTGCAATATACAATTTTAAATTGCATAGTAGTGTACTTTGTCAGACACCCATCGGAAGAGTCTGAAAAATTGTGTATTCACGTTTTAAAATGCGCTACAGAGGAGCTTGATAATCCCGATTTAAGGGATCGTGCATTTATTTATTGGAGGTTGTTAACGTTTGCCCGCCAGCAATCTAAAGCAGGTTTAAATGATGAGACTATAATTGAGATTATAGATGGTAGATTGCCTCTAATTGTTCTTAACAACAAATTGGATCCCTATATTATCGAAGAGCTCGAACTAAATATCGGTACAATTGCTTCTGTTTATTTGAAACCAGTATCGCAAGTATTTCGTATGAGCAAACCAAAATCTTTGCCAAAGAGTCCTGCTTTaaaccaaaataaaaatgaactTAGAATTTTTAGTGGGAATTCTGATCTAAACTCGAAACTCTTCGATCATAAACAATCATTTTATCGTCAAAGTAACGATAATCTAGTTAAAACAATGGATGATTATGACAAACCTGCAGAAAAAGTTAACCAGCTTAGAAAAAGAGCTTCGACTCTACTGTTGTCAGGAACAAAACTTGGTAGAAAGTTATCGATGAAAAAACCGTTTTAA
- the PAM18 gene encoding Pam18p (similar to Ashbya gossypii ADR345C), whose product MAPNTIEVPQLPIPGQDNSLRQPQMVSIDAPTTDQYNSQQKTGMDLYFDKTLEYMDRHPIISGIGGFVTLYAAAGLYRSVRIRMNGGKGVSTFAKGGFDSKMNVKEALAILNLKESTLTRKKVKDVHRRIMLANHPDKGGSPYLATKINEAKDFLEKRGIRK is encoded by the coding sequence ATGGCCCCTAACACAATCGAAGTTCCTCAACTACCCATCCCAGGGCAGGATAACTCTCTAAGACAGCCACAGATGGTTAGTATCGATGCACCAACCACCGACCAATATAACAGTCAACAGAAGACGGGGATGGACCTTTACTTTGATAAAACTTTAGAATACATGGACAGACATCCTATTATATCTGGTATTGGTGGGTTTGTCACTCTGTATGCTGCAGCAGGCTTGTATAGGTCCGTGAGGATTCGAATGAATGGTGGTAAAGGGGTGTCCACTTTTGCGAAAGGTGGGTTTGATTCTAAAATGAATGTTAAAGAAGCCCTTGCGATCCTAAATTTGAAGGAGAGCACGTTGACCAGGAAGAAAGTGAAGGACGTTCACAGAAGGATCATGTTGGCTAACCACCCTGACAAAGGTGGTTCTCCTTACTTGGCTACAAAGATCAATGAAGCCAAGGATTTTCTAGAAAAGAGAGGGATTAGGAAATAG
- the SSK1 gene encoding mitogen-activated protein kinase kinase kinase SSK1 (similar to Ashbya gossypii ADR343C) has product MGDKYSIMRIQSPITPDSSLRTSNGYSESLGGFRKVWLKLDDFSDVPIVEEKQSEGYSQFYVSQPVAINFSEDDTIDDIKQKFLRKFGGSRWAREQNNACVSIGFYCGCGYSAVSMSNACLTKESPPVSLSGELVAPKATRITPLVGSNENMGFIPSSIDSFPIYEPDALRLKSSSYSPRSKCMPSSREGSLSPLNLSHIVKNVNSYNPLESCLIGQHFPHKLSPQYSSDFSPQHNRNFHKLVNNSVSFNQQIINGSLKQHHSNISSSTPRKNKQLRSPHKVFFESEELVSSILETYFGGIQRSEDALVVIFDDAYSPVSSRPPVTPLIGQNDSFIQGGATVGTSSHITQGDDQHQSDINISLEDMEKNTSFPDLNNDFRSRQIMPISPQQKGFKLITDIEQLQSLSHSFDDNYTGLRQAILLLPKNFQGELTLQVNDKGLKKHIYRSPKSSPARHVEYKPIGPISIPELETNRKHMPLTVPRIEPDAESIKPHMSMPMHPSSPVSFVEQESHIKPCDQMGYLHADTDGSPNYRPSPIKRTRDKVFPKINVLIVEDNIINQAILVSFLKRHRISYEIAKNGAEAVEKWRQGGIHLILMDLQLPLLSGLEATKQIRDMEKLNGINKFHKSDLKPGRDTSLDLDRSKFRSPVIIVALTAFSSHADRREALVAGCNDYLTKPVNLDWLSSKITEWGCMQALIDFDGWTKGERRMTDNVLLKPQISSRVSHSSVTGSNKSNNANSTTSPRSGTATGTPGTPVGNSQTTLIPSSSNSINKVINLSDSHILTAEPKDNNVM; this is encoded by the coding sequence atgggcgataaatattcaataatGCGAATACAGTCTCCAATAACGCCAGACAGTTCACTAAGAACATCAAATGGGTATAGTGAGAGCTTGGGGGGTTTTCGAAAAGTTTGGTTGAAGCTAGATGATTTTTCAGACGTTCCGATTGTGGAGGAGAAACAGAGTGAAGGGTATTCTCAGTTTTACGTTAGTCAACCTGTTGCAATAAACTTCAGTGAGGATGACACGATCGATGACATTAAGCAGAAATTCTTGCGGAAGTTTGGAGGTTCCCGATGGGCACGCGAGCAGAATAATGCATGTGTTTCTATTGGGTTTTATTGCGGATGTGGCTACAGTGCTGTTTCTATGAGTAACGCCTGTTTAACTAAAGAGAGCCCACCGGTGTCTTTATCAGGAGAGCTTGTTGCACCTAAAGCAACTAGAATAACCCCTTTAGTGGGTTCCAACGAGAATATGGGATTTATTCCATCCTCTATCGACAGTTTCCCGATATACGAGCCAGACGCGCTGAGACTGAAAAGTAGCTCTTACTCTCCTAGATCGAAATGTATGCCTTCAAGCAGAGAGGGTTCTCTATCACCGCTAAACTTATCCCATATCGTGAAAAATGTAAATTCCTACAATCCCTTGGAGTCATGTTTAATTGGCCAACACTTTCCGCATAAATTGTCTCCACAGTACTCTTCAGACTTCTCGCCTCAGCATAATCGTAACTTCCACAAACTGGTCAACAATAGTGTCTCATTCAAccaacaaataataaatggCTCACTAAAGCAGCACCATAGTAATATCTCTTCCAGTACTCCAAGAAAAAACAAGCAACTACGATCCCCACATAAAGTCTTCTTTGAATCCGAAGAATTGGTATCTTCAATATTGGAGACGTATTTTGGAGGAATCCAGAGGAGTGAGGATGCATTAGTGgtgatttttgatgatgctTATTCTCCGGTTTCTTCAAGGCCACCTGTTACCCCTTTGATAGGACAGAATGATAGCTTCATCCAAGGAGGAGCTACGGTGGGCACATCCAGTCATATAACGCAGGGAGATGATCAACATCAGAGCgacataaatatatctttagaGGATATGGAGAAGAATACGTCTTTTCCAGACCTTAATAACGATTTTCGTTCAAGACAAATAATGCCAATTTCTCCACAACAAAAGGGTTTTAAGTTAATTacagatattgaacaattaCAAAGTTTGTCTCattcttttgatgataacTACACAGGTTTAAGGCAAGCCATCCTCCTGCttccaaaaaatttccaGGGTGAACTAACATTACAAGTAAATGACAAAGggttgaagaaacatatCTACCGATCACCGAAGTCAAGCCCAGCAAGACATGTGGAATACAAGCCCATAGGACCTATATCGATACCTGAATTAGAAACAAATAGAAAACATATGCCTTTAACAGTACCACGAATAGAACCAGATGCTGAATCAATTAAGCCGCATATGTCGATGCCAATGCATCCATCATCACCAGTATCTTTTGTTGAGCAGGAATCACACATAAAACCTTGTGACCAGATGGGTTACCTTCATGCGGATACCGACGGAAGTCCAAATTATAGGCCATCACCAATCAAACGGACTCGCGATAAAGTGTTTCCTAAAATCAACGTGTTAATTGTTGAAgacaatatcatcaacCAAGCAATCTTGGTATCTTTCCTAAAAAGGCACAGGATAAGTTATGAGATAGCCAAAAATGGTGCTGAAGCAGTTGAAAAATGGAGACAGGGAGGTATACATCTAATTCTAATGGATTTGCAATTACCCTTGTTATCAGGATTAGAAGCAACTAAGCAAATTAGAGATATGGAGAAACTGAATGGTATAAATAAGTTCCATAAGTCCGATTTAAAACCAGGTCGTGATACCAGTCTTGATCTAGATAGATCAAAATTTAGATCTCCAGTGATCATTGTTGCCTTGACTGCATTTTCTTCGCATGCTGATAGGAGAGAGGCATTAGTGGCAGGGTGCAACGATTATTTGACGAAACCAGTAAATTTGGATTGGTTAAGCAGCAAAATAACTGAATGGGGTTGCATGCAGGCattgattgattttgatggtTGGACGAAGGGTGAAAGACGTATGACGGACAATGTGCTACTAAAACCCCAAATATCTTCGAGGGTGTCGCACAGTTCTGTAACAGGTTCAAACAAATCCAATAACGCAAACTCGACCACATCTCCGCGATCTGGAACCGCTACGGGAACTCCTGGAACTCCTGTGGGAAATAGTCAGACCACCTTAATACCTTCAAGCTCCAATTCCATAAATAAGGTGATTAACCTTTCCGATTCCCATATATTGACGGCTGAACCTAAAGATAATAATGTAATGTAG
- a CDS encoding uncharacterized protein (similar to Ashbya gossypii ADR339C +similar to Ashbya gossypii ADR340C): MKLVGLILCYIGILEKVRATSGNNNDGVPQLSKDSSVLSINSQKKFVVISQSELLKNNSLQAPSESSDGSWELNSVQPKKGFFSERYTIHHKELKAQFRKDYPFAALVDTFFGTEAGGHMFPGTTLPFSMVKMGVDVVDTINTDAHAGYLTNGDVVGISLLHESGTGGTPTYGVVAQLPMMVRDVGAVDITKQLGFERSSPDSGHIGYYKVRLNNSVIVEFSSADRSGIYQYRFPAEESLRPVVMVNVTHHLHSFGKPWWTQNFEKGYIQVSKDLKSYTGKVIISGGWSDPAAWAVSFYGIFDKPARSIRAFQGGKSVNGLKINFVNDQNRNFGVLFEFDESVKVLKSHVGVSFNKDSGIEDAKRNIAIDYPEEHKFDLDWSIENALDRWNDDVFNKVELVVDQEDPVVVEKLLTSLYGVHMMPTDKSGSEAPWDTSEPYYDDWFTIWDTFRCLHPLFNFFNQDRSAEMVRSLIEIWRQEGFMPDGRSASRSGRTQGGSNSDIVLADAFLKNITHGIDWEDGFKAMQTNAEVVPPYIMDSRAIDSTNKYGRGALSDWLKYGYVSKRFSRSVTRTMEYAYDDFALYQVAKGLGKNEEAKRYLERSKNWQNLWNPHAFTVRYSYTGFIQPKDQEGNFVNEKYDPLSCYGCYWEDDTYEGKPVEYTWNVPFDMEQLKSFIGSDDVFQQRLDHMFGLYGDSLADIGNEPSMLTPYLYNFINRQDRTAETVTYLIDTYFKTGPKGLPGNADGGALQAWLFFGLIGFYPIAGTDIYLLSSPKVSYVKFKNLPNLGEVEIIAHNLYPSGKKDASSRNIYIKSVTVNGYRLTRNWLFHEELFSENGSSVEFEMTDKPVHWDENGHVPLSLGHEG, from the coding sequence ATGAAGCTCGTCGGCTTGATCTTGTGTTATATTGGAATCCTCGAGAAAGTTCGAGCAACATCAGGGAATAATAATGACGGTGTTCCTCAGTTAAGTAAGGATAGCTCTGTTTTATCAATTAACtctcaaaaaaaattcgtGGTAATTTCTCAATCTGAGTTACTTAAGAATAACTCATTACAAGCGCCATCGGAAAGTTCAGATGGAAGTTGGGAACTTAATAGTGTCCAACCAAAGAAAGGATTTTTTAGTGAGAGATATACGATTCATCACAAGGAATTAAAGGCACAATTCCGTAAAGATTACCCGTTTGCAGCTTTGGTAGATACATTTTTTGGTACCGAAGCGGGTGGCCATATGTTTCCTGGCACAACGTTACCATTTTCCATGGTTAAAATGGGCGTTGATGTCGTTGATACTATTAATACTGACGCTCATGCTGGTTACCTAACGAATGGAGATGTTGTCGGAATTTCGTTACTTCATGAATCTGGAACTGGTGGTACACCAACTTATGGGGTTGTGGCACAATTACCAATGATGGTTCGTGATGTAGGAGCCGTTGATATTACAAAACAACTAGGTTTCGAAAGAAGTAGCCCCGATAGTGGTCATATTGGTTATTATAAAGTCCGGTTAAATAATAGCGTTATCGTCGAATTTTCCTCTGCAGATCGCTCCGgaatatatcaatataGATTTCCAGCAGAAGAGTCATTACGTCCAGTCGTAATGGTTAATGTTACACATCATCTTCACAGTTTTGGCAAACCTTGGTGGACAcagaattttgaaaaaggatATATCCAAGTAAGTAAAGATTTAAAATCTTATACTGGTAAAGTTATCATATCAGGTGGCTGGTCAGATCCTGCTGCCTGGGCAGTCAGTTTTTATGGTATATTTGATAAGCCTGCTAGATCTATAAGAGCATTCCAAGGAGGAAAGTCTGTCAATggattaaaaataaactttGTGAATGATCAGAATAGGAATTTTGGAGTTCTTTTCGAATTTGATGAGTCGGTAAAGGTTCTCAAGTCTCATGTTGGCGTCAGCTTCAACAAAGATAGTGGGATTGAAGAtgcaaaaagaaacatAGCGATAGATTACCCAGAAGAACATAAGTTTGATTTGGACTGGtcaattgaaaatgcaTTAGATCGTTGGAATGACGACgtttttaataaagttgaGTTAGTTGTTGATCAAGAAGATCCAGTCGTTGTAGAAAAGTTACTCACATCACTATACGGCGTACATATGATGCCAACCGATAAATCAGGGTCAGAAGCACCTTGGGACACATCTGAACCTTATTATGATGACTGGTTCACAATTTGGGATACATTTAGATGCTTACATCccttatttaattttttcaacCAGGACAGAAGTGCTGAAATGGTTAGAAGTTTGATTGAAATTTGGCGGCAGGAAGGATTTATGCCAGATGGAAGGTCTGCAAGTAGGTCCGGAAGGACTCAAGGTGGTAGTAATTCGGATATTGTGCTTGCTGAtgcatttttgaagaatatcaCCCACGGAATTGACTGGGAAGACGGTTTTAAAGCTATGCAAACAAATGCAGAGGTTGTACCACCATATATCATGGATTCTAGAGCAATTGATTCTACAAATAAATATGGCCGTGGTGCATTAAGTGACTGGTTAAAGTATGGTTATGTTAGTAAGAGATTTTCAAGATCTGTGACGAGAACAATGGAATACGCGTACGATGACTTTGCCCTCTACCAAGTTGCTAAAGGGTTAGGGAAGAATGAAGAGGCTAAAAGGTATTTGGAGAGATCCAAAAATTGGCAAAATCTATGGAACCCTCATGCTTTCACAGTAAGGTATAGTTATACCGGTTTTATTCAGCCCAAAGATCAAGAGGGTAATTTCGTAAATGAGAAGTATGATCCGTTATCGTGTTATGGTTGTTATTGGGAAGATGACACATACGAGGGTAAACCTGTTGAGTATACATGGAATGTGCCATTTGACATGGAACAATTAAAGTCATTTATTGGTTCGGATGATGTGTTCCAACAGAGGTTGGATCACATGTTTGGTCTTTATGGCGACAGTCTTGCAGATATCGGTAATGAACCCAGCATGCTAACACCTTACTTATacaatttcatcaatcGCCAAGACAGAACCGCTGAAACAGTCACCTACTTAATTGATACGTACTTCAAAACAGGTCCGAAGGGTCTACCAGGAAATGCTGATGGTGGTGCATTGCAAGCATGGTTATTCTTTGGTTTAATTGGTTTCTATCCAATAGCAGGAACTGACATTTACCTACTTTCAAGTCCTAAGGTATCATATGTAAAGTTTAAGAACTTGCCAAACTTAGGAGAGGTTGAGATCATTGCCCACAACCTATACCCAAGTGGGAAGAAAGATGCCTCATCAAGAAACATCTATATTAAATCAGTGACAGTGAACGGTTATCGACTGACACGGAATTGGCTCTTCCATGAAGAGTTGTTCAGTGAAAATGGATCGTCTGTAGAATTTGAAATGACTGACAAGCCAGTCCACTGGGACGAAAATGGACATGTTCCACTAAGCTTAGGCCATGAAGGGTGA
- the NSE1 gene encoding Smc5-Smc6 complex subunit NSE1 (similar to Ashbya gossypii ADR344W) produces the protein MIEEAAKKELSTDVKRKLLLQYILRSRGILHENVLLTCLLQLEQVDVTEEGFDEDIWLERLSHYISEINLKLSKIHYKVIKISHGMGKNYVTQKVMSNFDNEWNLRPSSRFYVYVNLNSTKETELATTLRPSEIEFVKWTIEKLATLKGISQSSSSENCPVELEIDRILKDWYERTEHETVRLPYRTTYTFGSMHLMAYTEFSSSEVEKLLSKLCELKWLYRTDKGSYGLDLKLLLEMEEYLLETHSMTTCESCQRIVNQGVLCTGCVANQTVDDDETELTAWHVDCFEYHLKHISQNCNKCESDILKAGAYLV, from the coding sequence ATGATCGAGGAAGCAGCTAAAAAAGAGTTATCTACTGATGTCAAGAGGAAGTTGTTGTTACAGTATATCCTGCGATCTCGAGGAATTTTGCATGAAAACGTCCTGTTGACATGTTTACTACAATTGGAACAAGTGGATGTGACGGAAGAAGGGTTCGATGAAGACATTTGGCTGGAACGACTATCGCATTATATTTCAGAGATTAATCTAAAACTGAGTAAGATACACTATAAAGTGATAAAGATAAGTCATGGCATGGGGAAAAATTATGTTACACAGAAGGTAATGTCTAATTTTGACAACGAATGGAACTTAAGACCAAGTAGTCGATTCTATGTATATGTAAATCTCAATTCGACGAAAGAAACGGAGTTAGCAACCACTCTGAGACCATCAGAAATTGAGTTTGTTAAGTGGACAATTGAAAAGCTAGCTACCTTGAAAGGTATCTCACAATCTTCGAGCAGTGAAAACTGTCCGGTAGAGCTTGAAATTGATCgtattttgaaggattGGTATGAGCGTACCGAACATGAGACCGTTCGCCTGCCCTATCGAACTACGTACACTTTTGGTTCCATGCATTTGATGGCTTATACAGAGTTTTCCTCATCGGAAGTAGAGAAGCTGCTGTCAAAACTCTGTGAGCTGAAGTGGCTTTATAGAACAGACAAGGGCTCCTATGGACTTGATTTGAAACTACTGCTGGAAATGGAAGAATACCTGCTAGAGACACATTCAATGACTACTTGCGAGTCGTGCCAGCGAATAGTTAATCAAGGTGTGCTCTGTACTGGATGCGTTGCGAATCAAACCGTTGACGATGATGAAACCGAGCTAACTGCATGGCATGTGGATTGCTTCGAATACCATCTTAAGCACATCTCTCAAAATTGTAATAAATGTGAATCGGACATTTTAAAAGCTGGAGCATATCTCGTGTAA
- the CMS1 gene encoding Cms1p (similar to Ashbya gossypii ADR341W), with protein MKVQLSFLHSFARSISSPSYTLSQQYIPVNIVISSKKMSYGDELDEGLEYELEPIFDYSDATGQTSSKEQLNIEGNEENAIKKASFTSRSDKRPISDDQDHDMNSGQKPLSKRQKKLSASKLHQKKKERMEFEIEQKKQIPGKSPQAIVDYIASVIREKNPDLSALELEEIYLKKSDFVSTESYDKGRNLATFQEFANSYSKAPMAIVFAVSNIRVADLFRSLGGSASALKLFSKSKLKEDLEKVDRLLGKGTLTSTDNRRNKKIKKMESPSTAIKYYISTPARMAKLFEQTDLFFQGKHKLDIILDASYLDPKTNSLFTSEDGTLLCKVLNTLLKKKVL; from the coding sequence ATGAAAGTTCAACTTTCTTTTCTGCATTCTTTTGCAAGATCCATCTCATCTCCATCTTATACTCTATCTCAACAATATATACCTGTTAATATAGTGATTAGCTCAAAGAAGATGTCTTATGGTGATGAATTGGACGAGGGTTTAGAGTATGAGTTAGAACCCATCTTTGATTATAGCGATGCTACCGGTCAGACCAGTAGTAAGGAACAACTTAATATAGAGGgtaatgaagaaaatgcaATCAAGAAAGCTTCCTTCACTAGCAGAAGTGACAAAAGACCTATTTCTGACGACCAGGATCATGATATGAATAGTGGTCAAAAGCCTCTTAGTAAGAGACAGAAAAAGCTTTCAGcttcaaaacttcatcaaaagaagaaggaaagaatggaatttgaaattgaacAGAAGAAGCAAATTCCTGGCAAAAGTCCACAGGCAATAGTGGATTACATTGCGAGTGTTATTAGAGAGAAGAACCCGGACCTTAGTGCCCtggaattggaagaaatttACCTTAAGAAGTCAGATTTTGTGTCGACTGAAAGCTATGATAAGGGACGTAATTTAGCAACGTTCCAAGAATTCGCCAACAGTTACAGTAAAGCGCCAATGGCAATTGTGTTTGCTGTATCGAATATTCGTGTAGCCGATCTTTTTAGGAGTCTTGGTGGCTCTGCTAGTGCTTTAAAGCTGTTTTCCAAGAGcaaattaaaagaagatttggaaaaggTGGATAGATTATTGGGCAAGGGAACTTTAACATCAACCGATAAtagaagaaataaaaaaataaaaaaaatggaatcaCCATCCACTGCcattaaatattatatatctacTCCTGCTAGGATGGCAAAACTTTTCGAACAAACTGATCTGTTTTTTCAAGGAAAGCATAAATTGGACATTATATTAGATGCATCATATCTGGATCCAAAAACCAACTCTTTATTTACTTCTGAAGATGGTACTCTGCTGTGTAAGGTACTAAACACTCTTctaaaaaaaaaagttcTGTGA